Proteins encoded by one window of Ovis canadensis isolate MfBH-ARS-UI-01 breed Bighorn chromosome 14, ARS-UI_OviCan_v2, whole genome shotgun sequence:
- the TMEM160 gene encoding transmembrane protein 160, translating to MGGGWWWARAARLARLRFRGALLPPPRPRSGGARGSFAPGHGPRAGASPPPVSELDRADAWLLRKAHETAFLSWFRNGLLASGIGVISFMQSDMGREAAYGFFLLGGLCVVWGGASYVVGLAALRGPMQLSVGGAAAGVGAVLAAGLLWACAVGLYMGQLELDVELVPEDDGTAAADGPDEAGRPPPE from the exons ATGGGAGGCGGCTGGTGGTGGGCTCGAGCCGCCCGCCTTGCCCGACTCCGCTTCCGGGGGGCGCTGCTGCCGCCTCCGCGGCCCCGGAGCGGGGGCGCCCGAGGGTCCTTTGCCCCTGGCCACGGCCCTCGCGCTGGGGCTTCGCCGCCGCCTGTGTCCGAGCTGGACCGCGCAGACGCCTGGCTCCTCCGGAAGGCTCATGAGACAG CCTTCCTCTCGTGGTTCCGCAATGGCCTCCTGGCATCAGGCATCGGGGTCATCTCCTTCATGCAGAGTGACATGGGCCGGGAGGCCGCCTATG GCTTCTTCCTGCTAGGCGGTCTATGCGTGGTGTGGGGCGGCGCCTCCTACGTGGTGGGCCTGGCGGCGCTGCGGGGGCCCATGCAGCTCTCGGTGGGGGGCGCGGCCGCGGGCGTGGGGGCCGTGCTGGCCGCCGGCCTGCTCTGGGCTTGTGCCGTCGGCCTCTATATGGGCCAGCTGGAGCTGGACGTAGAACTGGTACCCGAGGATGACGGAACCGCAGCGGCCGACGGGCCTGATGAGGCGGGCCGGCCTCCACCCGAGTGA